Proteins encoded together in one Vulcanisaeta thermophila window:
- a CDS encoding (Fe-S)-binding protein — MSNEPLVYALYTLYAINIALIIALIARLYNEVRVNKLPLSINRLIAFLRYEVNGVRRSMVDFMHFSILAGVSLSMLYTILYPWIYQYEIAHYVMFGVATPLIAGLVGAFVWRVQVLARSFRVHGELNVDREFRRKSTTLQGILMAIIVLTASTLALTIMPSLFYTDVKMVITVADYLLIVLFYAKPEVNLYMNFDRGLPNVRMPFNMRDIIDGKVDVSQVRMGVEKLSEFENYEIHSFSTCVEIGACEEACPATAAGRPLSPRVLVRKLALLRNSSGLDAEALKVVGEDELWSCTTCGACTWSCPVGVRHIDIIMDLRRKLVELGRLDQKKSNLLLNLSQYGNSMGMANYGRHEWLRELGVKTVQENQGFEYLLWVGCMGSFDNRAREIIRAFVEVLREAGMLDKIAVLGDEETCCGDPARRLGEEGRFQEMALNNIELFRKYNVKGIITICPHGYNTFKNDYPKVDPWMSNVKVYHHVEFINELIRQGRIRINKANSTVFTIHDPCYLARYNEVVEPQRIIIRGLGELREAKRHGRQTFCCGAGGANYWYDVPEKKRISHIRLEQLMETNANTIVTLCPFCNAMLTDAARVKGVEDKVKVMDIVEVIRDSMVRAEARKAEA, encoded by the coding sequence ATGTCAAATGAACCCCTGGTCTACGCACTCTATACCCTGTACGCCATAAACATAGCCCTAATAATAGCCTTGATCGCCAGGCTTTACAATGAGGTTAGGGTGAATAAACTACCCCTGAGCATTAATCGCCTAATTGCGTTTCTGAGGTATGAAGTTAATGGGGTTAGGAGGTCCATGGTGGACTTCATGCACTTCTCCATACTGGCCGGTGTTTCCCTCTCCATGCTCTACACAATCCTCTACCCCTGGATTTACCAGTACGAGATCGCGCACTACGTGATGTTCGGCGTGGCCACACCACTAATTGCGGGCCTGGTGGGCGCCTTTGTGTGGAGGGTTCAGGTCCTTGCCAGGTCCTTTAGGGTTCACGGTGAATTGAATGTGGATAGGGAATTCAGAAGGAAATCAACCACGTTACAGGGAATCCTGATGGCAATAATCGTGTTAACCGCGAGTACGCTGGCCCTGACAATAATGCCCTCATTATTCTACACGGACGTTAAGATGGTAATCACAGTCGCTGATTACCTACTCATAGTCCTATTCTACGCAAAACCCGAGGTTAATCTCTACATGAACTTCGACAGGGGCCTGCCCAATGTGAGGATGCCCTTCAATATGAGGGATATAATAGATGGTAAGGTTGACGTTAGCCAGGTCAGGATGGGCGTTGAGAAGCTCAGTGAGTTTGAGAACTACGAGATCCACAGCTTCTCAACATGCGTGGAGATAGGCGCCTGCGAGGAGGCATGCCCAGCCACCGCGGCCGGTAGGCCCCTCTCCCCAAGGGTCCTGGTTAGGAAGTTGGCACTGCTTAGGAATTCCAGCGGTCTTGATGCCGAGGCCCTCAAGGTTGTTGGTGAGGATGAGCTCTGGTCATGCACCACCTGCGGTGCCTGCACGTGGAGCTGCCCCGTGGGTGTTAGGCACATTGACATAATAATGGACCTCAGGCGCAAGCTAGTGGAGCTGGGCAGGCTGGATCAGAAGAAGTCCAACCTACTCCTTAACCTATCCCAGTACGGAAACTCCATGGGCATGGCAAACTACGGGAGACATGAGTGGCTTAGGGAGTTGGGTGTTAAGACGGTGCAGGAGAACCAGGGCTTCGAGTACCTGCTCTGGGTTGGTTGTATGGGGAGCTTTGATAATAGGGCTAGGGAGATAATAAGGGCGTTTGTGGAGGTCCTGCGTGAGGCTGGGATGCTGGATAAAATAGCAGTCCTGGGCGATGAGGAGACATGCTGCGGCGACCCGGCCAGGAGGCTTGGTGAGGAGGGTAGGTTCCAGGAGATGGCCTTGAATAACATTGAGTTGTTTAGGAAGTACAATGTTAAGGGCATAATCACCATATGCCCCCACGGCTACAACACCTTCAAGAATGACTACCCCAAGGTGGATCCCTGGATGAGCAACGTTAAGGTTTACCACCATGTTGAGTTCATAAACGAATTAATAAGGCAGGGGAGGATCAGGATTAACAAGGCGAATAGCACCGTCTTCACAATACACGACCCATGCTACCTAGCCAGGTACAACGAGGTAGTGGAGCCCCAGAGAATCATAATTAGGGGCCTCGGTGAGTTAAGGGAGGCCAAGAGGCATGGCAGGCAGACCTTCTGTTGCGGTGCGGGCGGTGCCAATTACTGGTATGATGTGCCCGAGAAGAAGAGGATAAGTCACATTAGGCTTGAGCAGTTAATGGAGACCAACGCCAACACCATAGTCACCCTATGCCCATTCTGCAACGCCATGCTCACAGACGCGGCCAGGGTTAAGGGGGTTGAGGATAAGGTTAAGGTAATGGATATAGTGGAGGTCATTAGGGACTCCATGGTGAGGGCCGAGGCTAGGAAAGCAGAGGCGTAA
- a CDS encoding electron transfer flavoprotein subunit alpha/FixB family protein — protein MVNILIVGSQGDYGLVGLAQRVGDAVVHYLVVGGDATGLERYGVSKAFIVQGVVDEQSLANAVLELARANNYALIISPINKFYRTAMPMVAQSLGAPLIMDVTDLKPSGDTFEVSFNGIGSRAQVTAGVKQPAILMAPPARFKPTEKPTSMSKETLQVKSVGQVKVVSTEEKARGGVRIEDAELIVSVGRGFKKKEDLQLAFDLAKVLGAEIGCSRPIAADLKWLSEDHWVGLSGHKVRPKLYMAIGISGQPQHLAGMMESRVVVVINNDPNAPFFKNCDYGVVEDLYKFVPALTNKLRELLKK, from the coding sequence ATGGTCAACATACTCATAGTGGGTTCCCAGGGGGACTACGGACTAGTGGGGCTTGCCCAAAGGGTTGGCGATGCCGTGGTTCATTACCTAGTCGTTGGCGGTGATGCCACAGGCCTTGAGAGGTACGGCGTATCAAAGGCCTTCATAGTACAGGGTGTAGTGGATGAGCAATCCCTAGCAAATGCCGTGTTGGAACTGGCCAGGGCGAATAACTACGCATTGATAATATCACCCATCAATAAGTTCTACAGGACCGCGATGCCCATGGTGGCCCAATCCCTGGGAGCTCCCCTGATAATGGACGTAACGGATCTAAAACCAAGCGGCGACACGTTTGAGGTGTCATTCAACGGTATTGGTAGTAGGGCCCAAGTCACGGCTGGGGTTAAGCAACCCGCAATCCTAATGGCACCACCAGCGAGGTTCAAGCCCACCGAGAAGCCCACATCAATGAGTAAGGAAACCCTCCAGGTAAAGTCCGTGGGCCAGGTTAAGGTGGTTTCCACAGAGGAGAAGGCCAGGGGTGGGGTTAGGATTGAGGATGCAGAGTTGATAGTCTCCGTGGGCAGGGGATTCAAGAAGAAGGAGGACTTGCAACTGGCCTTTGACCTGGCCAAGGTCCTGGGCGCTGAGATCGGCTGCTCAAGGCCAATAGCCGCGGACCTCAAGTGGTTAAGCGAGGACCACTGGGTTGGGCTCAGCGGCCATAAGGTAAGGCCCAAGCTCTACATGGCCATTGGCATAAGTGGGCAGCCACAGCACCTGGCGGGTATGATGGAGTCAAGGGTTGTCGTGGTCATTAACAACGACCCCAATGCGCCATTCTTCAAGAATTGCGACTACGGTGTTGTTGAGGACCTCTACAAATTCGTGCCAGCCCTAACGAATAAACTCAGGGAGTTGCTGAAGAAGTGA
- a CDS encoding electron transfer flavoprotein subunit beta/FixA family protein — protein MELIALVKLALDTGQLRVSGDKLDIENTPLKISDIDRNAVEAAVQIKEKVGGRVRAISVLKYGPVQKRVQEAEGLIREVLAMGADEAFLVADNALVNTDQLVTAKVIAAVIRKLGNFDLILAGEASIDGYTGQVGPRVAAELGIPVVTYARELRVDGNKLTIKRDLEEAVQTVEVTTPALVTVTREINVPRIPPLLQIRMAMKKPINKLSLADLGISLGSPMEVKGVSLVQVRRKGVIIKEGSVDDKVNKLIEALIQEGIITRG, from the coding sequence ATGGAGTTAATAGCCTTGGTGAAACTGGCACTGGACACGGGGCAGTTAAGAGTGTCTGGTGATAAGCTCGATATTGAGAATACACCACTCAAGATAAGTGATATTGATAGGAATGCGGTGGAGGCCGCTGTTCAGATTAAGGAGAAGGTTGGTGGTAGGGTCAGGGCAATCTCGGTACTAAAGTACGGACCAGTTCAGAAGAGGGTTCAGGAGGCTGAGGGTCTCATTAGGGAGGTCCTGGCCATGGGCGCAGATGAGGCATTCCTAGTGGCTGACAATGCCCTGGTAAATACCGACCAGTTGGTGACTGCAAAGGTCATAGCTGCGGTCATTAGGAAATTGGGGAATTTCGACCTGATACTCGCTGGTGAGGCTTCCATAGATGGTTACACGGGGCAGGTGGGCCCGAGGGTTGCCGCTGAGTTGGGGATTCCCGTGGTTACCTACGCCAGGGAGTTGAGGGTTGATGGTAATAAATTAACCATTAAGAGGGATTTGGAGGAGGCCGTGCAGACAGTGGAGGTCACGACACCGGCGCTGGTTACTGTGACCAGGGAGATCAACGTGCCCAGAATACCACCATTACTGCAGATTAGGATGGCCATGAAGAAGCCCATTAACAAGCTAAGCCTTGCGGACCTTGGGATCTCCCTGGGGTCCCCCATGGAGGTTAAGGGTGTCTCGCTGGTTCAGGTTAGGCGTAAGGGCGTTATTATTAAGGAGGGTAGTGTGGATGATAAGGTCAATAAATTAATAGAGGCATTGATTCAGGAGGGGATCATAACGCGGGGGTGA
- a CDS encoding 50S ribosomal protein L14, which produces MAKRGGPRQVGVPYRFHKTPGIFMNSVVAVADNSGAKLVKVIGVVGHTAKPVHRQIPGAAVGDMVVVSVIEGKPEVRKQILRAIVIRQRRPYRRPDGTWVAFEDNAVVITDENGVPKGSEIHGPVAMEAALRWPGISNLATMVI; this is translated from the coding sequence ATGGCGAAGAGGGGTGGACCACGTCAGGTGGGCGTACCCTATAGGTTCCACAAGACGCCTGGCATATTCATGAATAGCGTGGTTGCTGTGGCGGATAATAGCGGTGCCAAGCTCGTTAAGGTAATAGGCGTTGTGGGGCACACGGCGAAGCCCGTGCATAGGCAGATACCAGGGGCTGCGGTGGGTGACATGGTGGTTGTGAGTGTGATTGAGGGGAAGCCTGAGGTAAGGAAGCAAATACTGAGGGCCATAGTCATTAGGCAGAGGAGGCCATACAGGAGGCCCGATGGGACCTGGGTGGCCTTTGAGGATAATGCCGTGGTGATAACCGACGAGAACGGAGTGCCCAAGGGTAGTGAGATTCATGGCCCAGTGGCCATGGAGGCCGCACTAAGGTGGCCTGGCATTTCGAACCTAGCCACCATGGTTATTTAA
- a CDS encoding molybdopterin molybdotransferase MoeA translates to MPVDYVVNEAIKHVRHVPSAVEVPLSDALGRYLAEDVVAGFDVPGFNRSAVDGYAVRSADTFGASPTNPIMLRVKGFLAVGDDPGKFVIGPGEAVEISTGAALPPGADAVVMYEDTRRVGDYVEVLRAVPPMGNVSRRGEDVRAGELMYRRGTKLMPWDLGVLASMGISRVRVYNLRIAIVSTGNELLEVESLGGSPPPTGKVINSSRFVIEGMVRTLGGEPHYLGIVGDDEERIAEVVGDALRSFDAVITTGGVSVGKVDYTIRAIMRLKPEFLVHGVSIRPGRPNSVAVVNGKPVFMLSGFPVAALTGFDVLVRPIVLKMVNGEEEPRSVIRGVLTRRVATPVNTRSFVRVRVFRGSDGRVYVEPLALTGSGVLSTLVRGNGILVVPENREGFDEGDEVEVFLIRSVF, encoded by the coding sequence ATGCCCGTGGACTACGTGGTCAATGAGGCCATTAAGCACGTTAGGCATGTACCCAGTGCTGTGGAGGTTCCCCTTAGTGATGCCCTGGGGAGGTACCTTGCTGAGGATGTGGTGGCTGGGTTTGATGTGCCAGGATTTAATAGGTCCGCTGTGGATGGGTACGCGGTCAGGAGTGCGGATACCTTCGGCGCCTCACCAACAAACCCAATAATGCTTAGGGTTAAGGGCTTCCTAGCGGTGGGTGATGACCCTGGTAAGTTCGTAATTGGGCCTGGGGAGGCCGTGGAGATAAGCACTGGCGCCGCCTTACCCCCGGGCGCCGATGCCGTGGTGATGTATGAGGATACCAGGAGGGTTGGTGATTACGTGGAGGTTTTGAGGGCCGTACCGCCAATGGGCAATGTGTCCAGGAGGGGTGAGGATGTGAGGGCCGGTGAGTTGATGTACAGGAGGGGTACGAAACTAATGCCCTGGGACCTCGGGGTCCTCGCATCCATGGGGATTTCCAGGGTTAGGGTTTACAACCTAAGGATTGCCATTGTGAGTACAGGTAATGAATTACTGGAGGTGGAGTCCCTGGGCGGCTCCCCACCACCCACGGGTAAGGTGATCAATAGTTCCAGGTTCGTCATTGAGGGTATGGTGAGGACCCTCGGCGGTGAACCCCACTACCTGGGCATTGTGGGTGATGATGAGGAGAGGATAGCGGAGGTTGTGGGTGATGCATTGAGGAGTTTTGATGCTGTGATAACGACGGGCGGGGTCTCGGTGGGTAAGGTGGACTACACCATAAGGGCTATCATGAGGTTGAAGCCCGAGTTCCTGGTGCACGGTGTGTCCATTAGGCCAGGTAGACCCAATAGTGTGGCTGTGGTTAATGGTAAGCCAGTCTTCATGCTCAGTGGGTTCCCGGTGGCCGCTCTAACGGGTTTTGACGTGCTTGTAAGGCCCATAGTCCTGAAGATGGTTAATGGCGAGGAGGAGCCCAGGTCAGTGATTAGGGGCGTACTGACTAGGAGGGTGGCCACGCCGGTCAATACCAGGTCCTTCGTTAGGGTTAGGGTTTTCAGGGGGTCCGATGGTAGGGTTTACGTAGAGCCCCTAGCCCTGACTGGCAGTGGTGTTTTGAGTACCCTGGTTCGTGGTAATGGGATACTTGTGGTTCCCGAGAATAGGGAGGGGTTTGATGAGGGTGATGAGGTTGAGGTTTTCCTTATAAGGTCAGTTTTTTAA
- a CDS encoding PD-(D/E)XK nuclease family protein, which produces MGPGRGYVLVSEIARQFYCEYSLHLSLNDSVPETPSMELGGIIHDEVFGDIRVGGGELMGIVRSRPLVIATLTLALDINDVKVVGVPDAVVFMNGVARFVVELKTSNRWLDTLFRHEYVQAQLYAYLVDRLGLGREPLVVIVKAPRDLDLVGKLRVLIRRELLSKYLGNTSLLPVKLRLRHAVIHVLPFDRSVEVDLRWALDYWLGNREPTASPSPGKCVSCPFRSRCPFRV; this is translated from the coding sequence GTGGGTCCTGGGCGAGGTTACGTGCTCGTCTCGGAGATAGCTAGGCAATTTTACTGTGAGTACAGCCTACACCTTAGCCTTAATGATAGCGTCCCCGAGACACCGTCCATGGAGCTTGGCGGGATTATTCATGACGAGGTATTTGGTGATATTAGGGTGGGTGGCGGGGAGTTGATGGGTATTGTTCGTAGTAGGCCCCTGGTCATTGCCACCTTAACCCTGGCGCTGGACATCAATGACGTTAAGGTTGTGGGTGTTCCGGACGCTGTGGTTTTCATGAATGGTGTGGCGAGGTTTGTTGTGGAGTTGAAAACAAGCAACAGGTGGTTGGACACCCTGTTTAGGCATGAGTATGTTCAGGCACAGCTCTACGCGTACCTTGTGGATAGGCTTGGCCTTGGTAGGGAGCCCCTTGTGGTTATTGTTAAGGCACCCAGGGATTTAGACCTGGTTGGTAAGTTGAGGGTGCTTATACGTAGGGAATTACTGAGTAAGTACCTGGGCAATACATCCCTACTGCCCGTTAAACTCCGTTTAAGGCATGCCGTGATTCATGTACTACCTTTTGACAGGTCCGTGGAGGTTGACCTTAGGTGGGCCCTGGATTATTGGCTCGGTAATAGGGAGCCCACCGCATCCCCAAGCCCTGGTAAGTGCGTCTCCTGCCCCTTCAGGTCCCGTTGCCCCTTCAGGGTTTAA
- a CDS encoding RidA family protein, with protein MVRGVVFTERAPKPIGPYSQGVLVNNMVFVSGQIPIDPSTGKLVSGGVREQTERVLENVKAILEAAGFSLSDVVWVFVALKDSSKFSEFNEVYSRYFQTNPPARMTVGVADLPGGALVEISVIAVKS; from the coding sequence ATGGTTAGGGGCGTGGTTTTTACTGAGAGGGCGCCCAAACCCATTGGTCCATACTCCCAGGGTGTCCTGGTCAATAACATGGTTTTTGTTAGTGGTCAAATACCCATTGATCCATCCACAGGCAAGTTAGTGAGTGGTGGTGTTAGGGAGCAGACTGAGAGGGTTCTTGAGAATGTCAAGGCCATACTTGAGGCCGCGGGTTTCTCGCTTAGTGATGTGGTTTGGGTTTTCGTTGCGCTTAAGGATTCGAGTAAGTTCTCGGAGTTCAATGAAGTATACTCGAGGTACTTCCAGACCAACCCGCCGGCTAGGATGACTGTGGGCGTGGCCGACCTGCCCGGCGGTGCCTTGGTGGAGATTAGTGTCATTGCCGTGAAGTCCTGA
- a CDS encoding SDH family Clp fold serine proteinase, translating into MPLLDIYSDVLGYLFWLLLLIVVIQPWLSMKSMQHARLRLMGIIEHKYGYRVITMIHRQEKVGFLGIPVYRYIDIEDSEAIIRAIRTTPPNMPIMLILHTPGGLVLAASQIARALKSHPAKKIVVIPHYAMSGGTLIALAADEIVMDQNAVLGPLDPQIGGPGGAYYPAPSILRAVEVKGKDKVNDETLILADVAEKSLRQVKELVKELLKGKVDDKKVEEIADKLVGGYYTHDYPITVEQLKEMGLKVSTNVPPEVYELMDLYPQARTNRPGIEYLPYPIVPRPASSERRE; encoded by the coding sequence ATGCCCCTGTTAGATATCTATAGTGATGTACTAGGTTATTTGTTCTGGCTTCTACTACTAATTGTAGTTATACAGCCATGGCTATCAATGAAGTCCATGCAGCATGCTAGGTTAAGGCTTATGGGAATTATTGAGCATAAGTATGGTTATAGGGTGATAACCATGATTCATAGGCAGGAGAAGGTTGGTTTTCTAGGCATCCCAGTCTACCGTTATATAGATATTGAGGACTCTGAGGCTATAATAAGGGCCATTAGAACTACACCACCCAACATGCCGATAATGCTCATACTCCACACCCCAGGGGGCCTTGTTTTAGCGGCATCGCAAATAGCAAGGGCCCTTAAGTCACATCCAGCTAAGAAGATTGTAGTGATTCCTCACTATGCCATGAGTGGTGGTACTTTAATTGCCTTGGCTGCTGATGAAATAGTAATGGATCAAAACGCAGTGCTTGGGCCACTGGATCCTCAAATAGGGGGACCTGGTGGTGCATATTATCCGGCTCCATCAATACTAAGGGCGGTTGAGGTCAAGGGCAAGGATAAGGTTAACGATGAAACCCTAATACTTGCTGATGTTGCTGAGAAATCCCTAAGGCAGGTTAAGGAGTTGGTTAAAGAGTTACTGAAGGGGAAAGTTGATGATAAAAAGGTTGAGGAGATAGCGGATAAGCTTGTGGGTGGTTACTACACTCATGATTACCCGATAACTGTTGAACAGCTTAAGGAGATGGGGCTCAAGGTATCCACTAACGTACCACCGGAGGTTTACGAACTAATGGACCTGTATCCACAGGCAAGAACAAATAGGCCAGGTATAGAGTACTTACCGTACCCAATAGTACCTAGACCTGCATCAAGTGAGAGAAGAGAGTGA
- a CDS encoding MFS transporter — translation MHKNVYLILLIKGLRTFVFGIVSVLTPIYLAMLGFPPIYVGASLFLMVLGNVLSNILLTWFGDVIGRRRLLIIFSFLMFISGILLFSSSLYPVMALALLIGNISATGTEAGPFQSIETGVLPRFTGDKLGRILGIYNLIGYSASSIGALASSLPAYFGNNIHAIRSMYLIYALAGLIMIIVYNTLSDIETTRRDLGLRGLSRSAVVDIRNLSILFTIDAFGGGLVTQSLLSYWFYIRYGVSLRELGVVFMIVNVVTALSLIIAPLIAERIGNLRTMVYTHIISNVFLILVPLAGTFLGSFIFLLLRQSVSQMDVPTRQAFMAQIFKDEERVAANAITNTARSISTLPGSLIVGDLISLSLYSLPFIISGSMKITYDLIIYFMYRSRAEEHLVNDST, via the coding sequence ATGCATAAGAATGTTTACTTAATCTTACTCATTAAGGGACTAAGAACCTTTGTCTTCGGTATTGTTAGTGTACTAACACCCATTTACCTAGCCATGTTGGGTTTCCCACCCATTTATGTTGGCGCCTCCTTATTCCTTATGGTTCTCGGCAATGTTCTCTCAAACATATTATTAACCTGGTTTGGTGACGTAATTGGTAGGAGGAGATTGTTAATCATCTTTAGTTTTCTCATGTTCATTTCAGGCATATTATTGTTCTCATCTTCATTATACCCAGTAATGGCATTGGCACTACTTATAGGTAACATAAGCGCCACAGGAACTGAGGCTGGTCCCTTTCAATCAATTGAAACAGGCGTGTTACCTAGGTTTACGGGTGATAAATTAGGTAGGATCCTAGGTATTTACAACCTCATTGGTTACTCGGCTTCATCGATTGGTGCCCTTGCATCATCATTACCAGCCTACTTTGGGAATAACATACATGCAATTAGGTCAATGTACCTAATTTACGCCCTTGCTGGTCTAATAATGATTATTGTTTATAACACATTAAGTGATATTGAGACCACTAGGAGGGATTTAGGGTTAAGGGGGTTAAGTAGGTCTGCGGTTGTTGACATTAGGAACCTATCAATATTATTCACAATAGATGCATTTGGCGGCGGGTTAGTGACACAGTCATTATTATCATACTGGTTCTATATTCGTTATGGCGTATCCTTGAGGGAGTTAGGCGTTGTATTCATGATTGTTAACGTGGTTACGGCATTATCGTTAATTATTGCGCCATTAATAGCTGAGAGGATTGGTAACTTAAGAACAATGGTGTATACACATATAATATCAAATGTGTTTCTAATACTAGTGCCGTTGGCTGGAACATTCCTGGGAAGCTTCATATTCCTCCTATTGAGGCAGAGTGTCTCTCAAATGGATGTACCGACTCGGCAGGCATTTATGGCACAGATATTCAAGGATGAGGAAAGAGTTGCAGCTAACGCCATAACCAACACTGCAAGGAGCATAAGCACCTTACCTGGATCATTAATAGTTGGTGATTTAATTTCCCTAAGCCTCTACTCTCTACCATTCATAATCAGTGGGTCAATGAAAATTACGTATGATTTAATAATATATTTCATGTATAGGAGTAGGGCTGAAGAACATTTAGTGAATGATTCCACTTAA
- a CDS encoding chromatin protein Cren7 has translation MVTLEDLAKREYEIEVEGKKYRLKPTKVWKVQPQGRKGFVTGLFKTPDGKTVRKVIAKLDEHGNIIT, from the coding sequence ATGGTCACACTAGAGGACCTGGCCAAGAGGGAGTATGAGATTGAGGTTGAGGGCAAGAAGTACAGGCTAAAGCCCACGAAGGTTTGGAAGGTGCAGCCACAGGGTAGGAAGGGCTTCGTGACGGGCCTCTTCAAGACACCCGATGGTAAGACTGTGAGGAAGGTTATTGCGAAGCTTGACGAGCACGGGAACATAATAACGTGA